In Poseidonibacter antarcticus, a single genomic region encodes these proteins:
- a CDS encoding 2Fe-2S iron-sulfur cluster binding domain-containing protein — translation MKHNILVKDKNRERSCCEEKHLMDSLSVSADLVPKGCHNGACGICKIKVHKGNYTKLKMNRKHITEDEEMNDIVLACRSFPRSDMEIAFIKKPKSNIYTLGS, via the coding sequence ATGAAACATAATATCTTAGTAAAAGATAAAAATAGAGAACGTTCTTGTTGTGAAGAAAAACATTTAATGGATTCATTATCTGTTAGTGCAGATTTGGTTCCAAAAGGTTGTCATAATGGTGCTTGTGGAATTTGTAAAATCAAAGTACATAAAGGTAATTACACAAAACTAAAAATGAATAGAAAACATATTACAGAAGATGAAGAAATGAACGATATTGTTCTAGCATGTAGAAGTTTTCCAAGAAGTGATATGGAAATTGCATTTATAAAAAAACCTAAATCAAATATATATACACTTGGAAGTTAA
- a CDS encoding DnaB-like helicase C-terminal domain-containing protein, producing MDIAHSVSIEKTVLSSIIFRPDEIYTISGILGVEDFYLKVHQDIYKVMLDLHYEEMPIDEEFIRKRGVGKLFTDDNLIEILSVNPITNIEAYCFEIKEDSKIRKIQNLSKKIPRYIEENPKSDDILYILQKNIEDIENQNNENVLTSKDLISIVVKDMELAASNGSRIIGQSSGLKALDKIIGAFEDGDLIVIAARPSMGKSSIISTLSIQSLLDKRGVLIESLEMPAKKIMTRLIATRAGESLNDLKKGLVKNKEKFQEAIDFFDTSDLIIHDKSYPTLTELQSRIKSTLRKNPNIKNIFVDHTGKVQLLGKTREDIEIGQISAMLKKIARDYNIRVFLLQQLNRGLETRENKRPKLSDLKNSGNIEEDADIVLGLYRESYYKKNKEDNSSMYKKVQESAEIIILKNRDGETGTAHVGFEGKYVRFVEKEATEPIVIEFE from the coding sequence TTGGATATTGCACATTCAGTAAGTATTGAAAAAACAGTTTTAAGCTCTATTATATTTAGACCTGATGAAATATATACAATATCAGGAATTTTAGGTGTTGAAGATTTTTATTTAAAAGTACATCAAGATATTTATAAAGTAATGTTAGATTTACATTATGAAGAGATGCCAATAGATGAAGAATTTATTAGAAAAAGAGGGGTAGGGAAGTTATTTACTGATGATAATTTAATAGAAATATTAAGTGTTAATCCTATTACTAATATTGAAGCATATTGTTTTGAAATTAAAGAAGACTCTAAAATAAGAAAAATACAAAACTTATCTAAGAAAATACCAAGATATATTGAAGAAAATCCTAAAAGCGATGATATCCTATATATCTTGCAAAAAAATATTGAAGATATAGAAAATCAAAATAATGAAAATGTTTTAACATCAAAAGACTTAATATCTATCGTAGTTAAAGACATGGAACTTGCTGCTTCAAATGGTTCAAGAATTATAGGACAATCCTCAGGCTTAAAAGCATTAGATAAAATTATTGGAGCATTCGAAGATGGAGATTTAATTGTAATTGCTGCAAGACCATCAATGGGAAAATCAAGTATTATTTCTACTTTATCAATACAATCATTATTAGATAAAAGAGGGGTATTAATTGAATCATTAGAAATGCCAGCTAAAAAAATTATGACCAGATTAATTGCAACAAGAGCTGGAGAAAGTCTAAATGATTTAAAAAAAGGTTTAGTTAAAAATAAAGAAAAGTTTCAAGAAGCAATAGATTTTTTTGACACATCTGATTTAATTATTCATGATAAATCGTATCCAACTTTAACAGAATTACAAAGTAGAATTAAATCTACTTTAAGAAAGAACCCTAATATAAAAAATATCTTTGTTGATCATACTGGAAAAGTACAATTGTTAGGTAAAACAAGAGAAGATATAGAAATAGGGCAAATTTCAGCAATGCTAAAAAAAATCGCAAGAGATTATAATATAAGAGTTTTTTTACTTCAACAGCTAAACAGGGGTCTTGAAACAAGAGAAAATAAAAGACCAAAGTTAAGTGATTTAAAAAATTCTGGAAATATTGAAGAAGATGCTGATATAGTTCTTGGCTTATATAGAGAATCTTATTATAAAAAGAATAAAGAAGATAATTCATCAATGTATAAAAAAGTACAAGAATCAGCAGAAATTATAATCCTAAAAAATAGAGATGGAGAAACAGGAACTGCACATGTTGGTTTTGAAGGTAAGTATGTGAGATTTGTTGAAAAAGAAGCTACTGAACCAATAGTAATTGAATTTGAGTAA
- a CDS encoding replication initiation protein, giving the protein MDRKIKPTKQQLFNEEQKKLLKNRKVVQLNKFIKGDVSAFSVNDLKIFKLIISKVDSKESLFKDFYEITTDEIKALNINEKHLYSETRKTLKRLANIYITFDDGDSFREVGLIRNDFKFEKYTKKVLINFNRDMDEYLINLKKNFFMYDLIDIVNFKFKHTIKFYEYIKSQSLNVIKLKIETIKGILDLKNKYSRYTNFRTDVLEIILEEINESSNTLYISYTEERVGPKVEYIIFHVKRIKSDLFLKDNKSKYSYLIGKECEYLNKFYILEKVNTDKNIIILKELLANNFTNIVKDNEDGIKETLKELFKDEFIESSSLDGEQDEVQRLLKVKDFRKFREQVIKQYRGKQLGNNLPGFDKENIISIQEETGYLINSTTGVIIKKEESLIIWRYLYKNRDLVGKIQKEDLTKEYINKIFFINKKNEFGDNEIFKYMVTDIKEEKDDSGEIKYRLHIQNLNDPLQEIEKSKSLLSIEQLKIYIEENSKLDK; this is encoded by the coding sequence GTGGATAGAAAAATTAAACCTACAAAACAGCAGCTATTTAATGAAGAACAAAAAAAATTGCTAAAAAACAGAAAAGTAGTGCAATTAAATAAATTTATTAAAGGTGATGTCTCTGCTTTTAGTGTTAATGATCTTAAGATATTTAAACTTATCATTTCTAAAGTAGATAGTAAAGAATCATTATTTAAAGATTTTTATGAAATTACAACAGATGAGATTAAGGCATTAAATATAAATGAAAAACATTTGTATAGCGAAACACGAAAAACACTTAAAAGACTTGCTAATATATATATTACATTTGATGATGGAGATTCATTTAGAGAAGTAGGTCTTATTAGAAATGATTTTAAATTCGAAAAATATACTAAAAAAGTATTAATAAATTTTAATAGAGATATGGATGAGTACTTAATAAATCTTAAAAAGAATTTTTTCATGTATGATTTGATTGATATTGTTAATTTTAAATTTAAACATACTATTAAGTTCTATGAATATATTAAGTCTCAATCTTTGAATGTAATTAAACTTAAAATTGAAACTATAAAAGGTATTCTAGATTTAAAAAATAAATATTCAAGATATACAAATTTCAGAACGGATGTATTAGAGATAATATTAGAAGAAATAAATGAAAGCTCAAATACTTTATATATTTCATATACAGAAGAAAGAGTAGGGCCTAAGGTTGAATATATAATTTTTCATGTTAAAAGAATTAAAAGTGATTTATTTCTTAAAGATAATAAAAGTAAGTATTCATATTTAATTGGAAAAGAGTGTGAATATCTAAATAAATTTTATATATTAGAAAAAGTTAATACCGATAAAAATATTATAATTCTAAAAGAGTTACTAGCTAATAATTTTACAAATATTGTTAAAGATAATGAGGATGGAATTAAAGAAACTTTAAAAGAATTATTTAAAGATGAATTTATTGAGTCGTCTTCCCTAGATGGAGAACAAGATGAAGTACAAAGATTATTAAAAGTAAAAGATTTTAGAAAATTTAGAGAACAAGTTATTAAACAATATAGAGGAAAACAGTTAGGAAATAATTTACCTGGGTTTGACAAAGAAAATATTATATCAATTCAAGAAGAAACAGGTTATTTAATTAATAGTACAACTGGAGTAATAATTAAAAAAGAAGAAAGTTTAATTATTTGGAGATATTTATATAAAAATAGAGATTTAGTTGGAAAAATACAAAAAGAAGATCTAACTAAAGAATATATAAATAAGATATTCTTTATTAATAAAAAGAATGAATTTGGAGATAATGAGATATTTAAATATATGGTTACTGATATAAAAGAGGAAAAAGATGATAGTGGAGAAATTAAATATAGATTACATATACAAAATTTAAATGATCCACTTCAAGAAATTGAGAAATCAAAATCACTCTTATCAATTGAACAATTAAAAATATATATTGAAGAAAATAGTAAATTAGATAAATAA